A single region of the Yersinia entomophaga genome encodes:
- a CDS encoding TfoX/Sxy family DNA transformation protein: MKHLSEKRIAQAQDRFAFLGPITFRSQFGGYGLLANGIMFALVSEGEMYLRANERTEYTFKTYGMCCLVYSKRGIPVTLRYYWITPELWQDESNLSAFAQLAYQGAEEDVVTKSRETNRLKDLPNVTIALERLLWKVGIKNADELRSEGAKRTYLRLRALRKSLGINVLLSLAGAITGNHHAVLPRRIRNELMEWFDDVGMPVSACYKN, translated from the coding sequence ATGAAGCATTTATCAGAAAAAAGGATTGCCCAGGCTCAGGATCGTTTTGCTTTTCTCGGCCCGATTACATTTCGTTCTCAATTTGGCGGGTATGGTTTGCTGGCTAACGGCATCATGTTTGCGTTGGTTTCTGAAGGCGAAATGTATTTACGTGCAAACGAACGTACCGAATACACATTCAAAACCTACGGGATGTGCTGTTTGGTTTATTCCAAACGGGGCATTCCCGTCACGTTGCGCTATTACTGGATTACGCCCGAGTTATGGCAGGATGAATCCAACCTTTCCGCATTTGCTCAATTGGCCTATCAAGGAGCAGAAGAAGATGTCGTTACCAAAAGCAGGGAAACCAATCGACTGAAAGATTTGCCTAATGTGACCATTGCTCTTGAGCGTTTACTGTGGAAAGTCGGTATAAAGAATGCGGATGAATTGAGGAGTGAAGGAGCAAAACGCACTTATCTTAGGCTCAGGGCCTTGAGGAAGTCCTTGGGGATCAATGTCCTGCTCTCATTAGCCGGCGCTATTACAGGCAATCATCATGCCGTTTTACCTCGTCGAATTCGCAATGAGCTGATGGAATGGTTCGATGATGTAGGAATGCCGGTCAGCGCTTGTTATAAAAACTGA
- the yccS gene encoding YccS family putative transporter, with amino-acid sequence MLTFVSDLRRYAYNSSFLYYVRIFIALTGATALPWWLGQPTLTIPLTLGVVAAALADLDDRLVGRIRNLLITLVCFFTASASIELLFPYPWLFAIGLTFSTCGFILLGALGQRYATIAFGALLIAIYTMLGTSMYAIWYEQPLLLLLGAVWYNLLTLAGHLIFPIRPLQDNMARCYQQLSYYLEAKANLFDPDIEANDNQPLIAVAMANGELVSTLNQAKVSLVTRLKGDRGQRGTRRTLHYYFVAQDIHERASSSHVQYQSLREKFRFSDVLFRFQRLLTMQARACQQLSQSILLRQKYQHDPRFERAFTHLDATLLRMSEKHKNLPEVKALSYLLRNLRAIDAQLAGIESEQVLAEEAKPENRLADDRITGWGDIWLRISRHLTPQSALFRHAVRMSVVLCIGYAFIQFTGMQHGYWILLTSLFVCQPNYNATRRRLALRIIGTLAGILIGLPILYFVPSLEGQLILIVITGVLFFAFRNVQYAHATMFITLLVLLCFNLLGEGFEVAMPRVIDTLLGCGIAWVAVSFIWPDWKFRHLPAVVNKTFNANCRYLDAILLQYHQGKDNSLTYRIARRDAHNSDAELASVISNMSAEPKNDRKTHEAAFRLLCLNHTMLSYISALGAHREKLTNPAILELLNDAICYVEAALSEEPVDDIRMNKALAALSARSAQFSPDPESKEPLVLQQVGLLLELLPELAVLNKQIGQRNS; translated from the coding sequence GTGCTCACTTTTGTTTCTGATTTACGTCGCTATGCATATAACAGCAGCTTCCTGTATTACGTTCGTATTTTTATCGCCCTGACTGGCGCAACGGCGCTACCTTGGTGGCTTGGCCAACCCACACTGACTATTCCTCTGACTCTGGGAGTCGTAGCCGCGGCTCTGGCAGATCTGGACGACAGGCTGGTAGGACGCATCCGCAATTTATTGATTACATTGGTTTGCTTCTTTACCGCTTCTGCCTCCATTGAATTGCTCTTTCCCTATCCCTGGCTATTTGCTATTGGCCTGACTTTTTCGACCTGCGGATTCATTCTGCTGGGCGCGCTTGGACAACGCTACGCCACCATTGCCTTTGGCGCTTTACTGATCGCGATTTACACCATGCTGGGTACATCGATGTACGCTATCTGGTATGAACAACCGTTGCTTTTGCTGCTGGGGGCTGTTTGGTACAACCTGCTGACGCTAGCTGGCCATCTGATTTTCCCTATCCGCCCACTACAGGACAATATGGCACGCTGTTATCAGCAGCTTTCGTATTATCTGGAAGCCAAAGCCAATCTGTTTGATCCTGATATCGAAGCGAATGACAATCAGCCGCTGATCGCTGTCGCCATGGCCAACGGCGAACTGGTTTCGACCTTGAATCAGGCCAAGGTTTCCCTCGTAACCCGTCTGAAAGGAGATCGCGGGCAACGGGGCACCCGCCGTACACTGCACTATTATTTCGTCGCACAGGATATTCATGAGCGCGCCAGTTCCTCCCATGTGCAATACCAAAGCCTGCGGGAGAAATTTCGTTTTAGCGATGTGCTGTTCCGCTTCCAGCGGCTGCTAACTATGCAGGCCAGAGCCTGCCAGCAATTATCGCAATCCATCCTCTTGCGTCAAAAATATCAGCACGACCCGCGCTTTGAGCGAGCGTTTACTCATCTGGACGCTACGCTTCTGCGAATGTCGGAAAAACATAAAAACCTTCCAGAGGTTAAAGCATTATCCTATTTACTTAGAAATCTGCGTGCCATTGACGCCCAGCTTGCTGGTATCGAATCAGAGCAAGTACTGGCCGAAGAAGCTAAGCCGGAAAATCGTCTGGCCGACGACCGTATTACCGGTTGGGGCGATATCTGGCTCCGAATCAGCCGCCACCTGACGCCGCAGTCAGCCCTATTTCGCCATGCGGTTCGCATGTCCGTAGTGCTCTGTATTGGTTACGCATTTATCCAATTCACCGGCATGCAGCACGGCTATTGGATTTTGCTGACTAGCCTGTTTGTCTGCCAGCCTAACTACAACGCCACCCGCCGCCGTTTAGCTCTTAGGATCATCGGAACCCTCGCTGGTATTCTGATCGGCTTACCTATTCTTTACTTTGTGCCTTCTCTGGAAGGGCAGTTGATTTTAATCGTCATTACCGGGGTACTGTTCTTTGCCTTCCGTAATGTGCAGTACGCCCACGCCACCATGTTTATTACCCTTTTGGTGTTACTGTGCTTCAACCTGTTAGGTGAAGGCTTTGAGGTCGCCATGCCACGTGTGATTGATACCTTACTCGGCTGCGGCATTGCCTGGGTCGCCGTTTCCTTTATCTGGCCAGATTGGAAATTCCGCCATCTGCCGGCGGTGGTGAACAAGACCTTCAACGCCAACTGCCGCTATCTGGACGCCATCCTGCTGCAATACCATCAGGGAAAGGACAACAGCCTGACCTATAGGATTGCCCGCCGCGATGCGCACAATAGCGATGCTGAGTTAGCTTCGGTTATTTCCAATATGTCCGCAGAGCCTAAGAATGACCGCAAAACACATGAGGCGGCATTCCGACTGCTGTGCCTGAATCACACCATGCTGAGCTACATCTCGGCGCTAGGCGCGCACCGCGAGAAACTGACCAATCCAGCCATTCTGGAGCTACTAAATGACGCTATCTGTTATGTAGAAGCGGCGCTTAGCGAAGAACCGGTGGACGATATCCGCATGAACAAAGCGCTGGCTGCCCTTTCGGCACGTAGCGCGCAATTCAGCCCCGATCCTGAAAGCAAAGAACCGCTGGTATTACAGCAGGTAGGATTGTTACTGGAACTGCTACCTGAGCTTGCCGTATTAAATAAACAAATTGGCCAGAGAAATTCGTAA